One Brachyspira pilosicoli P43/6/78 genomic window carries:
- a CDS encoding FUSC family protein: protein MNKIINSNLLSKYFYIKQKEIFISFLKRVADFTPSVLVGLFILVITAKLYGRENSTIGVVSIFICGLMRQSFTASNYPLVAFRILLLGFLATIAEQNIFLIIILNFVVPFLIVFLLSDDFVPRGYFIYGFAYVIFQAYNIPIENISLRMESIGFALIIIFIFLSLNKIITKNNNNALASKCIGIINKKLLLLCSKKCDLKKIDDLFSSIKLYTSSIYTDSLKRNSIMSNKNINDFEFVLFLEEINQLIEKEYKNINNLIDSDFDYFSNLYKLLENIREFLKNDITKKEEEFNSITKQIKTFNDNYTLSDENKNYEWLYVLRKLDNILHNMFENRADDLEIEKEFYLKFRIIKKEFNINKCHFRFALKMGIIMCITFTIRYFLPEKIAIRGYWLPILSYIMMYPFYEDVKANLKINLIGNIIGVLIFGAVFRYMPYYMIIPFIGLCFVLSLASINTLFKKIYGTMSALISSFPYMTKLLSTSSRVGFIMIALFIVWLFDNFIMKTESHKGMVDKISELIEIDTMIINQMKRVINSEDTSSYLYEILLKAYMIKNNIIIHEKNQTKYKGTPITDSLIEANRKFIVEAEQLIYLLKKYNRKEDKNNMLMFIENISFILENIAKLFKNEIDDFNSKDLKEPIKTDSYIFYRLQNCFDSINSVNASIKDNMNNIF, encoded by the coding sequence ATGAATAAAATAATAAATTCAAATCTTCTGTCAAAATATTTTTATATAAAGCAAAAAGAAATATTTATATCATTTTTAAAAAGGGTAGCAGACTTTACCCCAAGTGTTTTGGTAGGGCTTTTTATTCTTGTTATAACAGCAAAACTTTATGGAAGAGAAAACTCTACTATTGGTGTTGTTAGTATATTTATATGCGGATTAATGCGTCAAAGTTTTACAGCATCAAATTATCCTCTTGTAGCTTTTAGAATACTTTTACTTGGGTTTCTAGCTACCATTGCTGAACAAAATATTTTTTTAATAATAATACTTAATTTTGTAGTGCCTTTTTTGATAGTGTTTTTATTATCTGATGATTTTGTGCCTAGGGGATACTTTATATATGGTTTTGCTTATGTGATATTTCAAGCTTATAATATTCCGATAGAAAATATATCTCTTAGAATGGAATCTATTGGTTTTGCTTTGATAATTATATTTATATTTTTATCATTAAACAAAATAATCACTAAAAATAATAATAATGCTTTGGCTTCAAAATGTATTGGAATTATAAACAAAAAATTATTATTACTATGCAGCAAAAAATGTGATTTAAAAAAGATAGATGATTTGTTTTCTAGTATAAAACTATATACATCTTCTATATATACAGATTCATTAAAAAGAAACTCTATTATGAGCAATAAGAATATTAATGATTTTGAGTTTGTATTATTTTTGGAAGAGATTAATCAGTTAATAGAAAAAGAGTATAAAAATATTAATAATTTAATAGATAGTGATTTTGATTATTTTTCTAATTTATATAAGCTTTTAGAGAATATTAGAGAGTTTTTAAAAAATGATATTACTAAAAAAGAAGAAGAGTTTAATTCTATAACAAAACAAATAAAAACTTTTAATGATAATTATACTCTTAGCGATGAGAATAAAAATTATGAATGGCTTTATGTATTAAGAAAGCTTGATAATATACTGCATAATATGTTTGAGAATAGGGCTGATGATTTAGAGATAGAAAAGGAGTTTTATTTAAAATTTAGAATAATAAAAAAAGAGTTTAATATTAATAAATGTCATTTTAGATTTGCTTTAAAGATGGGCATTATAATGTGTATAACTTTTACAATTAGATATTTTTTGCCTGAGAAAATAGCTATACGTGGATATTGGCTTCCTATACTTTCTTATATAATGATGTATCCTTTTTATGAAGATGTTAAGGCTAATTTAAAAATTAATCTTATAGGAAATATTATAGGAGTTTTAATATTTGGTGCTGTATTTAGATATATGCCTTATTATATGATTATACCTTTTATAGGGTTATGCTTTGTATTATCTTTAGCTTCTATTAATACTTTATTTAAAAAAATATACGGAACAATGTCTGCATTAATATCTTCTTTTCCATATATGACGAAATTGCTTTCTACTTCATCGAGAGTAGGATTTATTATGATTGCTTTGTTTATAGTATGGTTGTTTGACAATTTTATAATGAAAACTGAAAGCCATAAGGGTATGGTTGATAAAATTAGCGAGCTTATAGAAATAGATACTATGATAATTAATCAAATGAAAAGAGTTATTAATAGTGAAGATACTTCAAGCTATTTGTATGAAATATTATTAAAAGCTTATATGATAAAAAACAATATTATAATACATGAAAAAAATCAAACTAAATATAAAGGCACTCCAATTACAGATTCACTTATAGAGGCAAATAGAAAGTTTATAGTAGAAGCTGAGCAATTAATATATTTGTTAAAGAAATACAACAGAAAAGAAGATAAAAATAATATGCTTATGTTTATTGAAAATATATCATTTATTTTAGAGAATATAGCAAAACTATTTAAAAATGAAATTGATGATTTTAACAGCAAAGATTTAAAAGAACCAATAAAAACTGATTCTTATATATTTTATAGACTTCAAAATTGTTTTGATTCTATTAACTCTGTAAATGCATCTATAAAAGATAATATGAATAATATATTTTAA
- a CDS encoding DUF6348 family protein: MNIYKQLLLNRLHKNIQDKNKIENETIRLLTYDVTIEPKIVELEEKSSVLCSVYFYIKAPIIGEDFYEYCSVIANDKYKAIELVADDFVYCAFNGMIDFLNGVSHHEIDTYILGNKKRFSVCESPIIGLGSSIEKEKFYNEYIKNDDSNNYSSFLWYAISREIPFMLANTRVNIIKVYGAKMPDGEIVTECYINNNHSESIENAIIEYIDKWDNKEEFFSIKQFFFILQYDYSYKKYPYTREEIEYFVIEYVLEFEKSHKNYEMFINNIKNIITDKNIREEIINFVPEICTENAFKDIRFDERVKVNIGSNNYTILKSQFTSYKYIEDALIDGFSNKIFKEETFNNLIHISNSYNIIYEAMQNNIKTKDIIVSTTFNFTEDYQYI; encoded by the coding sequence ATGAATATATACAAACAACTACTTTTAAATAGACTTCATAAAAACATACAAGATAAAAATAAAATAGAAAATGAAACTATAAGGCTTTTAACTTATGATGTAACAATAGAGCCTAAAATTGTAGAGCTTGAAGAGAAAAGCAGCGTATTATGTTCGGTTTATTTTTACATAAAAGCTCCAATAATAGGAGAAGATTTTTATGAATACTGTTCTGTTATAGCTAATGATAAATATAAGGCTATAGAATTGGTCGCTGATGATTTTGTTTACTGTGCTTTTAATGGAATGATTGATTTTTTGAATGGTGTTTCTCATCATGAGATAGATACTTATATACTTGGAAATAAGAAAAGATTTAGTGTATGTGAAAGCCCTATAATAGGTCTTGGAAGCAGTATTGAAAAAGAAAAATTTTATAATGAATATATAAAAAATGATGATAGTAATAATTATTCTTCTTTTTTGTGGTATGCTATAAGCAGAGAAATTCCTTTTATGCTTGCAAACACTAGAGTAAATATTATTAAAGTGTATGGTGCTAAAATGCCTGATGGTGAAATTGTTACAGAATGCTATATAAATAATAATCATAGCGAAAGTATTGAAAATGCTATAATTGAATATATTGATAAATGGGACAACAAAGAAGAGTTTTTCTCTATAAAGCAATTCTTTTTTATTCTTCAATATGATTATAGTTATAAAAAATATCCATACACGAGAGAAGAAATTGAATATTTTGTAATAGAATATGTATTGGAATTTGAAAAGAGTCATAAAAATTATGAAATGTTTATAAACAATATAAAAAATATAATAACAGATAAAAACATAAGAGAAGAGATTATTAACTTTGTGCCAGAAATATGCACAGAAAATGCTTTTAAAGATATTAGGTTTGATGAGAGAGTAAAAGTTAATATAGGCTCTAACAATTATACAATATTAAAAAGCCAATTTACAAGCTACAAATATATAGAAGATGCATTAATAGACGGTTTTTCTAATAAAATATTTAAAGAAGAAACATTTAATAATTTAATACATATAAGCAATTCATACAACATTATATACGAAGCTATGCAAAACAATATTAAAACTAAAGACATAATAGTTTCAACAACATTTAATTTTACAGAAGATTATCAGTATATTTAA
- a CDS encoding metallophosphoesterase family protein translates to MIYFTSDTHFFGSMHAKRKLLFNEYADMHKTIFDNWNSVVNNNDDIYIIGDFSNEKGYIKTTELLKNLNGNKYLIKGSNDKFLENKKFDYSLFNFVKDYHVLNFENKKIILFHYPILEWEGYHQNSILIHGHWHQDKKYNTRAFNVASDIHNFTPVSIKQILNNIN, encoded by the coding sequence ATGATATATTTTACTTCAGATACTCATTTTTTCGGCAGTATGCATGCTAAAAGAAAGCTATTATTTAATGAATATGCTGACATGCATAAAACTATATTTGATAATTGGAACTCTGTTGTAAATAATAATGATGACATATATATAATTGGCGATTTCTCTAATGAAAAAGGATATATAAAAACTACAGAGCTTCTAAAAAACTTAAATGGAAACAAATATCTAATAAAAGGCAGTAATGATAAATTTTTAGAAAATAAAAAATTCGATTATTCTCTTTTTAATTTTGTTAAAGATTATCATGTACTTAATTTTGAAAATAAAAAAATAATATTGTTCCACTACCCTATACTAGAATGGGAAGGCTATCATCAAAACTCAATTTTAATTCATGGTCATTGGCATCAAGACAAAAAATACAATACCAGAGCATTTAACGTAGCTTCAGATATTCATAACTTTACACCAGTATCCATAAAACAAATATTGAATAATATAAATTAA
- a CDS encoding UDP-glucose dehydrogenase family protein, which yields MELCIIGTGYVGLITGACLAEMGNYVTCVDNDKEKLKKLKNGITPLYEPGLEELIVSNVSEGRLEFTDDLDYAVKKSIACFIAVGTPSGDDGSCDLSFVLSVANDIGKAMNGYKVIVDKSTVPVGTHKLVEDAIKKHYNGEFDVVSNPEFLKQGAAVDDFLKPDRVVIGSNSEKAIDIMRDIYNPFTRTGNPIIIMDVRSAEMTKYAANAFLATKISFANEIANICEKVGANADLVRIGMSSDRRIGNQFLFHGLGYGGSCFPKDVQALIKTASDYGINSDLLKATHQVNINQRKIFVEKILKHYNNDINGKTFALWGLAFKPRTNDMREAPAITIINMLLERGAKIRAYDPKAFDSAKAIFGDKIYYAENSYDALENADALILVTEWNEFRRPSFDKIKELLKEPVIFDGRNQYDKQRMTERGIKYISLGNA from the coding sequence ATGGAATTATGTATAATAGGTACAGGTTATGTCGGACTTATAACAGGTGCTTGTTTAGCTGAAATGGGTAATTATGTTACATGTGTGGATAATGATAAAGAAAAATTAAAAAAATTAAAAAATGGAATTACTCCATTATATGAGCCTGGACTAGAAGAGCTTATAGTATCAAATGTATCTGAAGGCAGATTAGAGTTTACAGATGATTTAGACTATGCTGTAAAAAAATCTATTGCTTGTTTTATAGCGGTAGGCACTCCTTCTGGAGATGATGGAAGCTGTGATTTAAGCTTTGTACTTTCTGTGGCTAATGATATAGGCAAGGCTATGAATGGATATAAGGTAATTGTTGATAAATCTACTGTGCCTGTAGGAACTCATAAATTAGTAGAAGATGCTATTAAAAAACATTATAATGGTGAGTTTGATGTGGTTTCTAATCCTGAGTTTTTAAAACAAGGTGCTGCTGTTGATGATTTTCTAAAGCCTGACAGAGTTGTTATTGGTTCTAATTCTGAAAAAGCAATAGATATTATGAGAGATATTTATAATCCATTTACAAGGACTGGCAATCCTATTATTATTATGGACGTGCGTTCTGCTGAGATGACTAAATATGCCGCTAATGCTTTTCTTGCTACAAAGATTTCTTTTGCTAATGAAATTGCTAATATATGTGAAAAAGTAGGTGCTAATGCTGATTTAGTTAGAATCGGTATGTCTAGCGACAGAAGAATAGGAAATCAATTTTTATTTCATGGGCTTGGATATGGCGGAAGCTGTTTCCCTAAAGATGTGCAGGCTTTAATAAAAACTGCTTCAGACTATGGAATTAATTCTGATTTACTTAAGGCTACTCATCAAGTAAATATTAATCAAAGAAAAATTTTTGTTGAAAAGATATTAAAACATTATAACAACGACATTAATGGAAAAACTTTTGCTTTATGGGGATTAGCATTCAAACCTAGAACTAATGATATGAGAGAAGCTCCTGCTATCACAATCATTAATATGCTTCTTGAAAGGGGTGCTAAAATAAGAGCTTATGACCCCAAAGCTTTTGATAGTGCTAAGGCTATATTTGGAGATAAGATATATTATGCTGAAAACTCTTATGATGCTTTAGAGAATGCTGATGCTTTAATACTTGTTACAGAGTGGAATGAGTTTAGAAGACCTAGTTTTGATAAAATAAAAGAATTATTAAAAGAACCTGTTATATTTGACGGCAGAAATCAATACGATAAACAAAGAATGACTGAAAGAGGAATAAAATATATATCTTTAGGAAATGCTTAA
- a CDS encoding chemotaxis protein CheA: MDDYIKSLLKDFFEEAFEMLDRLEENILILDKDRDNVDAVQEIFRAVHTLKGSAGAVELFDTQKYAHRFEDLLDLIRDNKINVDDATIDILLKGIDILKELINCASNESVCSINIESEIKKLDDFKNSKLGSETQTSLEELDTSKVADNKTTDDKISNIYDNLNLDNSIISAIREHKDDGLKIKLVHVKFNAESPMRTVGGVQVFVALKDKGDIVTSVPPLQNLEGDEFYQDVIYLLATPEEDDDIINDITFPETTEEIKIEEFILEDYEKIAASKKSKEASSSAKDGKNVNNKDKKVDRQSSYLRVESDRIDAMMNQVGELVTNKSSYVQYDDDLSSYGKLISNSINDIKKYYRDTIVQILRKFEDYAQKKEIKDLRANYINSFNSKLNEISKIEDDFKYTLDRYRSSYQLLTRVTNELQETVMKIRMVPIAQTFNRFPRLIRDLSRDLGKEIKLEMYGEDTELDKSVIETLVDPLVHIIRNAVDHGIEMPEERVNAGKPRVGSVILQASHEGNLIIIKISDDGKGMQPHKIFESAVKKGLVSADAKLTEQQMLEYIFAPGFSTASKITNVSGRGVGMDVS, encoded by the coding sequence ATGGATGATTATATAAAAAGTTTGCTTAAAGATTTCTTTGAAGAAGCTTTTGAAATGTTGGATAGATTAGAAGAGAATATTCTTATTCTTGATAAAGATAGAGATAATGTTGATGCTGTGCAGGAAATATTTAGAGCAGTGCATACTTTAAAAGGAAGTGCTGGGGCAGTGGAGCTTTTTGATACGCAGAAATATGCCCATAGATTTGAAGATTTACTCGATTTAATAAGAGATAATAAAATTAATGTTGATGATGCTACTATAGATATTTTATTAAAAGGAATAGATATTTTAAAAGAGCTTATTAACTGTGCTAGTAATGAGTCAGTATGCTCTATAAATATAGAAAGCGAAATAAAAAAACTAGATGATTTTAAAAATTCAAAATTAGGCTCAGAAACACAGACTAGTCTAGAAGAGTTAGATACTAGTAAGGTAGCAGATAATAAAACAACAGATGATAAAATTTCAAATATATATGATAATTTGAATTTAGATAATAGTATTATAAGTGCTATAAGAGAACATAAAGATGACGGCTTAAAAATAAAATTAGTACATGTTAAATTTAATGCTGAAAGCCCAATGAGAACAGTTGGAGGGGTTCAGGTATTCGTTGCTCTTAAAGATAAAGGGGATATTGTTACAAGTGTGCCTCCATTACAAAATTTGGAGGGAGATGAGTTTTATCAAGATGTAATATATTTATTAGCCACTCCTGAAGAAGATGATGATATAATTAATGATATAACTTTCCCAGAAACAACAGAGGAAATAAAAATAGAAGAGTTTATATTAGAAGATTATGAGAAAATAGCTGCTAGTAAAAAATCAAAAGAAGCTTCTTCATCAGCAAAAGATGGAAAAAATGTTAATAATAAAGATAAAAAAGTTGATAGACAAAGTTCTTATTTGAGAGTAGAAAGCGATAGAATAGATGCCATGATGAATCAGGTTGGAGAGCTTGTTACAAATAAAAGTTCTTATGTTCAATATGATGATGATTTGTCTTCTTATGGTAAGTTAATTTCAAATTCAATAAATGATATAAAAAAATATTATAGAGATACTATAGTGCAAATTCTTAGAAAGTTTGAAGATTATGCACAAAAAAAAGAAATTAAAGACTTGAGAGCTAACTATATTAATAGTTTTAATAGTAAGTTAAACGAAATATCAAAAATAGAAGATGATTTCAAATATACTTTAGATAGATATAGAAGTTCTTATCAGCTTCTTACAAGAGTAACAAATGAATTGCAAGAAACTGTAATGAAAATAAGAATGGTTCCTATAGCACAAACGTTCAATAGATTTCCTCGTTTAATAAGAGATTTATCTAGAGATTTAGGTAAAGAAATCAAGTTAGAAATGTATGGAGAAGATACTGAGCTTGATAAATCTGTAATAGAGACTTTGGTTGATCCATTGGTGCATATTATAAGAAATGCTGTAGACCATGGTATAGAAATGCCTGAAGAGAGGGTAAATGCAGGAAAGCCTAGAGTAGGCAGTGTAATTTTGCAGGCATCTCATGAAGGTAACCTCATTATTATTAAAATATCAGATGACGGTAAAGGAATGCAGCCTCATAAGATATTTGAAAGTGCTGTTAAAAAAGGACTTGTATCTGCTGATGCTAAATTAACAGAACAGCAAATGCTTGAATATATATTTGCTCCTGGTTTTTCTACCGCTTCCAAAATTACAAATGTTTCTGGAAGAGGGGTAGGAATGGATGTTAGTTAA
- a CDS encoding chemotaxis protein CheW has translation MLVKKSLEKINGTVGIDTEYGKGSTFSLRIPLTVAIIQALIVDAEKEYYAVPINSILETIKIEPSEIHELEGTEVIKVRDEVVNILSIKELFRLPSRYTDIKSYYAVIISSEDKKVALLVNNLIGEQDIVIKTLKDTVTKSEGIAGATILGDGTVSFILDIQTIVGLGTKRIIERGKVNTANTSKNELRSFINKLKNNEIPEANGIE, from the coding sequence ATGTTAGTTAAAAAAAGTTTAGAGAAAATTAATGGTACTGTAGGTATTGATACAGAATATGGTAAGGGTTCTACTTTCTCTTTAAGAATACCTTTAACTGTAGCTATTATTCAGGCTTTGATAGTGGATGCAGAAAAAGAATATTATGCCGTTCCTATTAATAGTATATTAGAAACTATAAAAATAGAGCCTAGTGAAATACATGAATTGGAAGGCACTGAAGTTATTAAAGTAAGAGATGAGGTAGTTAATATACTTAGCATAAAAGAATTATTTAGACTTCCTTCAAGATATACTGATATTAAATCATATTATGCTGTTATTATATCTTCTGAAGATAAAAAAGTAGCTTTGCTTGTTAATAACTTAATAGGTGAGCAAGATATTGTTATAAAGACTCTTAAAGATACTGTAACAAAATCTGAAGGTATAGCAGGGGCTACTATCTTGGGTGATGGTACAGTTAGTTTTATACTTGATATTCAAACCATAGTAGGATTAGGTACTAAGAGAATTATAGAGAGAGGAAAAGTAAATACTGCAAATACATCTAAAAATGAACTTAGAAGTTTCATTAATAAATTGAAAAATAATGAAATACCAGAAGCTAATGGAATTGAATAA
- a CDS encoding NAD(P)H-dependent glycerol-3-phosphate dehydrogenase, which translates to MENVAIIGAGGWGLALANIFSEKHHIKVWVHSEDSYNNLKKFHRNDNYLQNIQLNEKIEFSMELDEVINDAKIVIIVTPSFAFYNTCENIEPYISNEQIIISATKGLDRNTGKTMSEVARSIISGEVNILTLSGPSHAEEVAKGVPTAVVIGGEKGVSEYVRDTLTVPPKFRIYNSTDQKGVEIGGALKNIIAIAGGIVDGLNLGDNTKAALITRGLHEIVRFALSKGARIDTMYGLSGIGDLIVTCSSGLSRNNRLGRELAKGKKYQDVIANSHGQVAEGVYATTAAYEYAQKNNIYMPITEAIYNILFNNANIQETLKELMSKDAKSEGFY; encoded by the coding sequence ATGGAAAATGTTGCAATTATAGGTGCCGGCGGTTGGGGACTTGCTTTAGCTAATATTTTTTCTGAAAAACATCATATTAAAGTATGGGTGCATAGTGAAGATAGCTATAACAATCTTAAAAAATTCCATAGAAACGACAATTATTTACAAAATATACAATTAAATGAGAAAATAGAATTTAGTATGGAGCTTGATGAGGTTATCAATGATGCTAAAATAGTAATTATTGTAACCCCCTCTTTTGCATTCTATAATACTTGTGAAAACATAGAACCATATATAAGCAATGAGCAAATAATAATATCAGCAACAAAAGGCCTAGATAGAAATACCGGCAAAACAATGAGCGAAGTTGCTAGAAGTATAATATCTGGAGAAGTAAATATTCTTACACTCTCTGGTCCTTCTCATGCTGAAGAAGTTGCCAAGGGAGTACCTACTGCAGTAGTAATAGGCGGAGAGAAAGGTGTTTCAGAATATGTGAGAGATACTTTAACAGTTCCTCCAAAATTTAGAATATATAATTCAACAGACCAAAAAGGCGTAGAAATTGGAGGAGCTTTAAAAAACATTATAGCAATAGCAGGCGGAATAGTTGATGGACTTAATTTAGGAGATAATACTAAAGCTGCACTTATAACAAGAGGTCTTCATGAAATAGTAAGATTTGCTTTAAGTAAAGGAGCAAGAATAGATACTATGTATGGTCTTTCAGGAATAGGCGATTTAATAGTAACATGCTCTAGCGGATTAAGCAGAAACAATAGACTTGGAAGAGAGCTTGCTAAAGGAAAAAAATATCAAGATGTTATAGCAAACTCCCATGGTCAAGTAGCTGAAGGAGTATACGCTACAACAGCAGCATATGAGTACGCTCAAAAAAATAATATATATATGCCAATCACAGAGGCTATTTACAATATATTATTTAATAATGCCAATATACAAGAAACCCTAAAAGAACTAATGAGCAAAGATGCTAAAAGTGAAGGTTTTTATTAA
- a CDS encoding Cof-type HAD-IIB family hydrolase, translating to MIKAVFFDIDGTLVSFKTHKVSDSSKEAIRLLKEKGIKVFIATGRIKKHINNIDDLVFDGYITANGFDCYIGDKSIYKHTIAKEEIYSLMDYLKNKELFPCSIMMNSGIYINYITDDVTNVSKSINLPIPAIDNYYDFLEENIDNILQINLFVDENKEKELMNKIFKNCEASRWHKAFADVNTKGGGKHIGIDKIIEHYGIKLEETIAFGDGGNDISMIKHAHIGVAMGNANKEVKEIADYITDDVDNNGIYNALKHFNII from the coding sequence ATGATAAAAGCTGTATTTTTTGATATAGACGGAACTTTAGTAAGTTTCAAGACACATAAGGTTTCTGATTCTTCAAAAGAAGCTATAAGGCTATTAAAAGAAAAAGGAATAAAAGTTTTTATAGCTACAGGAAGAATAAAAAAACATATAAACAACATAGATGATTTAGTTTTTGATGGTTATATTACAGCTAATGGTTTTGATTGCTACATAGGAGATAAATCTATATATAAACACACTATAGCAAAAGAAGAAATATATTCTTTAATGGATTATTTAAAAAACAAAGAATTATTTCCATGTTCTATTATGATGAATAGCGGAATATATATTAATTACATAACTGATGATGTAACTAATGTATCTAAATCTATTAATTTACCAATACCAGCTATTGATAATTATTATGATTTTTTAGAAGAAAATATTGATAATATATTACAGATTAATTTATTTGTAGATGAAAATAAAGAAAAAGAATTAATGAATAAAATATTTAAAAATTGTGAAGCAAGCAGATGGCATAAAGCGTTTGCTGATGTTAATACTAAAGGAGGAGGAAAGCATATTGGTATAGATAAAATCATAGAACATTATGGAATTAAATTAGAAGAGACTATTGCTTTTGGTGATGGCGGAAATGATATTAGTATGATAAAGCATGCTCATATTGGTGTTGCTATGGGCAATGCTAATAAAGAAGTAAAAGAAATTGCTGATTATATTACTGATGATGTTGATAACAATGGAATATATAACGCTTTAAAACATTTTAATATAATATAA
- a CDS encoding Cof-type HAD-IIB family hydrolase: MIKAAFFDIDGTLVSFNTHKISDSSKEAIRLLKEKEIKVFIATGRALFQINDLHDLKFDGYITVNGCNCFVNENDKLKEIYRVSLDKNDLFALIDYIKNNRFHCRIITKNDIFINYTNSVINMIYALSKIKVPKVVDFRDYISNNYGDILQLNIFVDENKEKYLIDNVLKNSQSSRWNKSFADVNSKYGGKEVGIDKIIEYYGIKLEETIAFGDGGNDINMIKHAHIGVAMGNANKEVKEIADYITDDVDNDGVYKALKHFNLID, translated from the coding sequence ATGATAAAAGCAGCATTTTTTGATATAGATGGAACATTAGTAAGTTTTAATACGCATAAAATTTCTGATTCCTCTAAAGAAGCTATAAGGTTATTAAAAGAAAAAGAAATAAAAGTTTTTATAGCTACAGGAAGAGCTTTATTTCAAATAAACGATTTACATGATTTAAAATTTGATGGATATATAACTGTAAACGGATGTAATTGTTTTGTTAATGAAAATGATAAACTTAAAGAGATATATAGAGTTTCTTTAGATAAAAATGATTTATTTGCTTTAATTGATTATATTAAAAATAATAGATTTCACTGCAGAATTATTACTAAAAATGATATATTTATTAATTATACAAACAGTGTTATTAATATGATTTATGCTTTATCTAAAATAAAAGTACCTAAAGTTGTAGATTTTAGAGATTATATTAGTAACAATTATGGAGATATTTTGCAGTTAAATATTTTTGTAGATGAAAATAAAGAAAAGTATTTAATTGATAATGTTTTGAAGAATTCTCAATCTAGCAGATGGAATAAATCTTTTGCAGATGTTAACTCTAAATATGGAGGTAAAGAAGTAGGCATAGATAAAATTATAGAATATTATGGAATTAAATTAGAAGAGACCATTGCCTTTGGTGATGGAGGGAATGACATTAATATGATAAAGCATGCTCATATTGGTGTTGCTATGGGAAATGCCAATAAAGAAGTAAAAGAAATTGCTGATTATATTACTGATGATGTGGATAATGACGGAGTTTATAAGGCATTAAAACATTTTAACTTAATAGATTAA
- a CDS encoding YbaB/EbfC family nucleoid-associated protein, with the protein MGDNSIKYSSPGNLISFEINKNYSISNFNVDESLLDKNQKELLEEMIVSSMNDAISKVKDLNVSDDNKNDNYKNPFNAFNMKDMDKAFADITKMTTIKYDENGKPIINISLDAINPDIISRVNDMINNNNNDDKDKN; encoded by the coding sequence ATGGGCGATAATTCTATAAAATATAGTTCACCTGGCAATTTAATTTCATTTGAGATTAACAAAAATTATAGTATATCAAATTTCAATGTAGATGAAAGTCTTTTAGATAAAAACCAAAAAGAGCTTTTGGAAGAGATGATTGTATCTAGCATGAATGATGCTATTTCAAAAGTAAAAGATTTAAATGTTTCTGATGATAATAAAAATGATAATTATAAAAATCCTTTCAATGCTTTTAATATGAAGGATATGGATAAAGCATTTGCTGATATAACAAAGATGACTACAATAAAATATGATGAAAATGGAAAACCAATTATAAATATATCTTTAGATGCTATAAATCCAGATATTATATCTAGAGTAAATGATATGATTAACAACAATAATAATGATGATAAGGATAAAAATTGA